From a single Bacillus pumilus genomic region:
- a CDS encoding deoxyribonuclease IV, producing MLKIGSHVSMSGKHMLLAASEEAASYGSNTFMIYTGAPQNTRRKKIEDLNIEAGQAHMKEHGMTDIVVHAPYIINIGNTVNPATFELGVDFLRSEIERTEALGAKQIVLHPGAHVGAGPEAGIQKIIEGLNEVIVKGQEVQIALETMAGKGSECGRSFEELAQIIDGVTHNEALSVCFDTCHTHDAGYPIVSDFDGVLEEFDRIVGIDRIKVLHINDSKNVQGARKDRHENIGFGEIGFDALNHIVHHPQLQDVPKILETPYVGEDKKNKKPPYKFEIAMLKEKQFDKGLLDKITGQ from the coding sequence TTGTTGAAGATTGGTTCACATGTATCCATGAGCGGAAAACATATGCTTCTTGCAGCGAGTGAGGAAGCTGCCTCTTATGGTTCGAATACGTTTATGATTTATACAGGTGCACCGCAAAATACGCGCCGTAAAAAAATTGAAGACCTCAATATTGAAGCTGGACAAGCGCATATGAAAGAGCATGGCATGACGGATATCGTCGTGCATGCTCCGTATATTATTAATATTGGGAACACCGTTAATCCAGCGACATTTGAGCTTGGTGTAGATTTTCTTCGCTCTGAGATTGAGCGTACGGAAGCTCTGGGAGCAAAGCAGATTGTCCTTCACCCAGGTGCACATGTCGGAGCAGGACCAGAAGCAGGGATTCAAAAAATCATTGAAGGTTTAAACGAAGTCATTGTGAAAGGTCAAGAGGTTCAAATTGCACTTGAAACAATGGCGGGCAAAGGATCAGAGTGTGGAAGAAGCTTTGAAGAGCTTGCCCAAATTATCGATGGAGTGACACATAACGAAGCTCTTTCAGTCTGCTTTGATACGTGTCACACGCATGATGCTGGTTACCCGATTGTGAGTGACTTTGATGGTGTGTTGGAAGAATTTGATCGAATCGTCGGTATTGACCGAATCAAGGTTCTTCATATTAACGATAGTAAAAACGTACAAGGCGCAAGAAAAGACCGACATGAAAATATCGGCTTTGGTGAAATTGGCTTTGATGCACTGAATCATATTGTGCATCATCCACAGCTTCAAGATGTGCCGAAAATCTTAGAAACGCCTTATGTAGGTGAAGATAAAAAGAACAAAAAACCACCTTACAAATTCGAAATTGCGATGCTGAAAGAAAAGCAATTCGACAAAGGCTTGCTAGATAAAATCACAGGTCAGTAG
- a CDS encoding DUF2624 domain-containing protein, with protein sequence MILIQKIVLQRLNQITANDLLRYAKQYGVSLTSNQAAEVAKLMNGKNVNIFNDAERKRLLKQVETITSKQTAQTVNDLFNQFTS encoded by the coding sequence TTGATTTTAATTCAAAAAATTGTTCTGCAGCGGCTCAATCAGATCACAGCAAACGATCTGTTAAGGTATGCAAAGCAGTATGGTGTCAGTTTAACGTCAAATCAAGCTGCCGAGGTGGCCAAACTCATGAACGGGAAAAACGTCAATATTTTTAATGATGCGGAGCGTAAACGGCTTCTTAAGCAAGTGGAAACGATTACGTCTAAACAGACAGCCCAGACTGTCAATGATCTTTTTAACCAGTTTACAAGTTAA
- a CDS encoding tRNA (adenine(22)-N(1))-methyltransferase, whose product MNEMNLSKRLKRVADFLPHEAVFADIGSDHAYLPCYAILHQKAGKAIAGEITDGPLQSAKQQVHRLELDDKISVRKGNGLEVIGKGEVNAVTIAGMGGALIASILNDGKHKLAGHERLILQPNIHAHHIRLWLYQEGYELLNEVILEEDGKIYEIIIAEKGDKDKAYEGMSIETGMLVGPFLAKEQNDVFQRKWMQELQHMEKIESQIQQAARTEENKERLEELHVKIKILKEVLTVD is encoded by the coding sequence ATGAATGAAATGAATTTATCAAAACGATTAAAAAGAGTCGCAGACTTTTTACCACATGAGGCAGTCTTTGCTGATATCGGCTCAGACCATGCCTATTTGCCATGCTATGCTATCCTGCATCAAAAAGCAGGAAAAGCCATTGCAGGTGAAATCACAGATGGTCCGCTTCAATCGGCGAAGCAGCAAGTACATAGACTTGAATTAGATGACAAGATCTCAGTCAGAAAAGGAAATGGCCTTGAAGTCATTGGAAAAGGCGAAGTGAATGCTGTAACGATTGCAGGTATGGGCGGAGCACTCATCGCAAGCATATTAAATGATGGTAAGCATAAGCTTGCAGGCCATGAAAGGCTTATCCTTCAGCCGAATATCCATGCTCACCACATTCGTTTATGGCTCTATCAAGAGGGGTATGAATTGTTGAATGAAGTCATTTTAGAAGAGGATGGCAAAATATACGAAATCATCATCGCCGAAAAAGGCGACAAAGATAAAGCGTATGAAGGAATGTCAATTGAAACAGGCATGCTGGTTGGCCCGTTTCTTGCAAAGGAGCAAAATGACGTCTTCCAGCGCAAGTGGATGCAAGAGCTTCAGCATATGGAGAAGATAGAAAGTCAAATTCAGCAGGCAGCACGAACAGAGGAGAACAAAGAGCGTCTCGAAGAGCTGCATGTGAAAATAAAGATTCTAAAGGAGGTTTTGACTGTTGACTAA
- a CDS encoding DEAD/DEAH box helicase, whose amino-acid sequence MKETKFTTYELKSFIIDAIHELGFYEPTDIQKRIIPAVLKGESVIGQSQTGTGKTHAYLLPLIHSIDPSKEQVQVVITAPTRELANQIFKEAQTILKNASPEEEVKAKLYIGGTDKQKSIQKLKNQPHLVVGTPGRIADLIHEQALNVYKATSLVIDEADLMLDMGFLEDVDRIGSQMPEQLQMLVFSATIPEKLKPFLKKYMDNPKYAHVEPKRITAENIQHILVPSKQRDKLKLLHEMVTNVQPYLGIIFANTKTTVDEIASFLQEKGMKVGVLHGGLTPRERKKVMKQIDDLEFTYIVASDLAARGIDIKGVSHVINYELPSDLDFYVHRVGRTARAGSSGIAMTIYELADEDALIQIEKMGVVFENKTIVHGEWRDADDRLKRQRRKKAPNEIEEKAKRLVKKPKAVKPGYKKKMTREMDKIKRQERRKSKRNGK is encoded by the coding sequence ATGAAAGAAACAAAATTTACGACATATGAATTAAAGTCTTTTATTATAGATGCTATTCATGAATTGGGCTTTTATGAGCCAACTGATATTCAAAAAAGAATCATCCCTGCTGTTTTAAAAGGAGAAAGCGTGATTGGTCAATCACAAACAGGAACAGGAAAAACCCACGCGTACTTATTGCCGCTTATTCATTCAATTGATCCAAGCAAAGAGCAAGTACAAGTCGTGATTACTGCTCCTACAAGAGAATTAGCGAATCAAATTTTCAAAGAAGCCCAAACCATTTTAAAGAATGCCTCTCCAGAAGAAGAGGTGAAAGCAAAGCTTTACATTGGCGGAACGGACAAGCAGAAATCCATTCAAAAGCTAAAAAATCAGCCGCATTTGGTTGTCGGTACACCAGGGCGTATTGCTGACCTCATTCATGAGCAGGCGCTGAATGTTTACAAAGCGACGTCTCTTGTCATTGACGAAGCGGATTTAATGCTGGATATGGGATTTTTAGAAGATGTGGACCGTATTGGTTCACAAATGCCAGAACAGCTGCAAATGCTTGTATTCTCAGCAACGATTCCAGAAAAACTAAAGCCTTTCCTGAAAAAATATATGGACAATCCAAAGTATGCGCATGTTGAACCTAAACGTATTACGGCTGAAAACATTCAGCATATTTTGGTCCCGTCTAAACAGCGTGACAAGCTAAAATTGCTCCATGAAATGGTGACGAATGTACAGCCTTATTTAGGGATCATCTTTGCGAATACAAAAACAACCGTTGATGAAATCGCATCATTCCTACAAGAAAAAGGAATGAAGGTTGGGGTGCTACATGGCGGATTAACGCCGCGCGAACGTAAAAAAGTGATGAAGCAAATTGATGATTTAGAGTTCACTTATATTGTGGCATCTGACCTTGCAGCCCGCGGGATTGATATTAAAGGCGTCAGCCACGTGATCAACTACGAACTTCCATCTGATCTTGATTTTTATGTTCACCGTGTTGGTAGAACAGCTCGCGCTGGTTCATCTGGCATTGCGATGACCATTTATGAGCTTGCTGATGAGGATGCGCTCATTCAAATTGAGAAAATGGGCGTTGTGTTTGAAAACAAAACCATTGTTCATGGCGAATGGCGAGATGCAGATGACCGCTTGAAGCGTCAAAGACGTAAAAAAGCACCTAATGAAATTGAAGAAAAAGCAAAGCGTCTTGTGAAAAAACCGAAAGCCGTCAAACCTGGATATAAAAAGAAAATGACACGTGAGATGGATAAAATCAAAAGACAGGAACGTAGAAAGTCAAAGCGTAATGGAAAGTAG
- a CDS encoding YitT family protein: protein MANSKQHRKESVPHFILRIFLILVGAACAAVSIELFLVPNNIIDGGIIGISLILDYLFTDNPFINFATIVVILNIPFMISGYKHIGKTFLISTVIGIVSLAVIESSLHHVEAFTNQPILATVFGGLLLGFGVGLVIRNGGSMDGTEILGILLTKKIPFSVGEFVMIVNVFIFIWAGFVFGPEQAMYSVMTYYLAMKTIDAVIQGLDETKAVIIVSDYYDEISDAILHRLGRGTTKLRGKGGYTDEEKDVIYAVVTRLEITKLKSIVFEIDSQAFITIMDTHETKGGKFKTAIH, encoded by the coding sequence ATGGCAAATAGTAAACAGCATAGAAAGGAATCAGTGCCTCATTTTATTTTGAGAATTTTTCTGATTCTAGTAGGAGCTGCCTGCGCAGCAGTCAGCATTGAATTATTTTTAGTGCCAAACAATATTATTGATGGAGGCATCATCGGTATTTCGCTTATTTTGGATTATCTTTTTACAGATAACCCATTCATCAATTTTGCGACGATTGTTGTCATTTTAAATATTCCATTTATGATATCAGGATACAAACATATTGGAAAAACGTTTCTTATTTCCACTGTGATTGGGATTGTTAGCTTAGCCGTCATAGAATCTTCACTTCATCATGTAGAGGCATTTACCAATCAGCCGATCTTAGCCACTGTATTTGGTGGCTTATTACTTGGATTTGGTGTTGGTCTTGTTATCCGTAATGGAGGCTCAATGGATGGAACAGAGATCTTAGGCATTTTGCTAACGAAAAAAATTCCTTTCTCCGTCGGTGAGTTTGTCATGATCGTCAATGTGTTCATTTTTATTTGGGCGGGCTTTGTCTTCGGACCAGAGCAGGCTATGTATTCTGTCATGACATATTATTTGGCAATGAAAACAATTGATGCTGTTATTCAAGGACTTGATGAAACAAAAGCTGTTATTATCGTATCGGATTATTATGATGAAATTTCAGATGCGATCCTTCATCGACTTGGCAGGGGGACGACAAAGCTGAGAGGAAAAGGCGGCTATACAGATGAAGAAAAGGATGTCATCTATGCCGTTGTTACGAGACTTGAAATTACAAAGCTAAAATCGATTGTATTTGAAATTGATAGTCAAGCGTTTATTACGATTATGGATACGCATGAAACAAAGGGCGGTAAATTCAAAACAGCCATTCATTAG
- a CDS encoding 4-hydroxy-3-methylbut-2-enyl diphosphate reductase, whose protein sequence is MKVIKISPRGYCYGVVDAMVIAKNAALDKNLPRPIYILGMIVHNKHVTDAFEEDGIYTLDGPNRLDILKQVESGTVIFTAHGVSPEVRQIAEEKGLVAIDATCPDVTKTHELISEKTADGYDIIYIGKKGHPEPEGAVGVAADKVHLVETEADIEALDLTSDKLLITNQTTMSQWDVHDLMELIKEKYPHVEYHQEICLATQVRQEAVSEQAGQADLTIVVGDPKSNNSNRLAQVSMEIAGTQAYRIGDLSELRLEWLQGVNTVAVTAGASTPTPITKEVIRFLENYEPDDEATWKIERSVPLSKILPRVKTKK, encoded by the coding sequence ATGAAGGTAATTAAAATATCGCCGCGTGGCTATTGCTATGGCGTTGTGGATGCAATGGTCATTGCTAAAAATGCCGCACTTGATAAAAACTTGCCACGCCCAATTTATATATTAGGCATGATTGTGCACAACAAGCACGTGACAGATGCCTTCGAAGAAGATGGGATCTACACACTGGACGGACCAAACCGCTTAGACATTTTAAAGCAGGTTGAAAGCGGAACGGTTATTTTCACCGCTCATGGCGTTTCACCTGAGGTTCGCCAAATTGCAGAAGAAAAAGGACTTGTCGCCATTGATGCCACCTGTCCCGATGTCACGAAAACACATGAACTCATTTCAGAGAAAACAGCCGATGGGTATGACATTATTTATATCGGTAAAAAAGGTCATCCTGAACCAGAAGGAGCTGTCGGAGTAGCCGCTGATAAGGTGCATCTAGTCGAAACAGAAGCCGACATTGAAGCGCTTGATTTAACTTCAGATAAGCTACTCATCACCAATCAGACGACGATGTCGCAGTGGGATGTCCACGATCTGATGGAGCTGATTAAAGAGAAATACCCTCACGTCGAGTACCATCAAGAAATTTGCCTTGCGACACAGGTACGTCAGGAAGCTGTTTCCGAGCAAGCTGGCCAAGCTGACCTTACCATTGTTGTCGGTGATCCAAAAAGTAATAACTCCAACCGTCTAGCCCAAGTATCAATGGAGATTGCTGGAACGCAGGCATACCGTATTGGTGACCTAAGCGAGCTCAGGCTGGAGTGGCTGCAAGGTGTAAATACCGTTGCCGTTACTGCTGGGGCTTCAACACCAACACCTATTACAAAGGAAGTCATCCGTTTCTTAGAAAATTATGAGCCAGATGATGAAGCAACTTGGAAAATTGAACGGTCGGTTCCTCTTTCGAAAATACTACCGCGCGTGAAAACAAAGAAATAA
- a CDS encoding Nif3-like dinuclear metal center hexameric protein: MTKTVNGHEIIQLFEQFSPKAYAVEGDKIGLQIGTLNKKVTNVMITLDVLENVVDEAIERKVDLIIAHHPPIFRPLKHVATDQPAGRIIEKCIKHDIAVYVAHTNLDVADGGVNDLLAEALELEETRVLVPTYEDQIKQLALYVPQEFEEAIRTSLGNAGAGHIGNYSHCAFSNEGTGSFLPSEEAQPFIGEAGQLEFVKEVRIETIFPASIEKQVIREMIKAHPYEEVAYSVHTTDLPPIQKGLGRIGELREPMTLVDFARFVKTKLDVNGARFVGDPDAVVKKVAVLGGDGNKYIHQAKRMGADVYVTGDLYFHVAHDAMMLGLNVVDPGHYAEKIMKEGVKSKLQSLCSDKKYDVQLFVSESNTNPFQFM, from the coding sequence TTGACTAAAACAGTAAATGGACATGAAATCATCCAATTATTTGAACAATTTTCACCAAAGGCATATGCTGTGGAAGGTGACAAAATCGGTCTTCAAATTGGGACGTTAAATAAAAAAGTAACCAATGTCATGATCACCTTAGATGTATTAGAGAATGTGGTAGATGAGGCGATTGAGCGAAAAGTGGATCTCATCATTGCTCACCATCCGCCGATTTTCCGTCCATTAAAGCATGTAGCGACAGATCAGCCAGCTGGACGGATCATTGAGAAATGCATCAAACATGATATTGCAGTATATGTGGCGCATACGAATTTAGACGTAGCTGACGGAGGAGTTAATGACTTGCTTGCGGAGGCTTTAGAGCTTGAAGAAACACGTGTGTTAGTTCCGACATATGAAGATCAAATCAAACAGCTTGCCCTGTATGTTCCGCAGGAATTTGAAGAAGCCATCCGGACATCTTTAGGAAATGCGGGCGCCGGCCATATTGGTAACTATAGCCATTGTGCGTTTTCAAATGAAGGGACGGGCAGCTTTCTGCCATCAGAAGAAGCGCAGCCGTTTATTGGTGAGGCGGGACAATTGGAATTTGTCAAAGAAGTGCGGATTGAAACCATTTTCCCAGCAAGTATAGAAAAACAAGTGATTCGTGAAATGATCAAAGCGCATCCTTATGAAGAAGTTGCTTATAGTGTACACACGACAGACCTACCTCCTATTCAAAAAGGTCTTGGCCGCATAGGAGAGCTAAGAGAGCCTATGACCCTTGTAGACTTCGCGCGATTTGTGAAAACAAAGCTAGATGTAAATGGTGCGCGCTTTGTAGGAGATCCGGACGCTGTGGTGAAAAAAGTGGCGGTACTTGGCGGTGACGGAAATAAATACATTCATCAAGCGAAAAGAATGGGTGCTGATGTGTATGTGACAGGGGATCTTTATTTCCATGTTGCCCATGATGCCATGATGCTCGGACTGAACGTAGTGGACCCAGGTCATTATGCAGAAAAAATCATGAAAGAGGGCGTAAAGTCAAAGCTTCAATCGCTCTGTTCGGATAAAAAGTATGATGTACAGCTCTTTGTTTCTGAATCAAATACAAATCCATTTCAGTTTATGTAA
- the cccA gene encoding cytochrome c550 yields the protein MKRNPLIPFLLIAILGIGLTFFLSMKGLKDEDKIASGGEEQKQEETANATPEELYKQNCLSCHGENYEGGAGPALKGVGDKLEVADIKKKIQEGGNGMPGGLIPNEKLDEMAEWVSKIK from the coding sequence ATGAAACGGAATCCACTTATACCATTCTTATTGATTGCCATTTTAGGTATTGGACTCACTTTTTTCTTATCAATGAAGGGACTCAAAGATGAAGACAAAATCGCCTCTGGTGGCGAAGAGCAAAAGCAAGAAGAGACAGCAAATGCGACGCCTGAAGAATTGTATAAGCAAAACTGTCTGAGCTGTCACGGGGAAAACTATGAAGGCGGCGCAGGTCCTGCATTAAAAGGCGTTGGAGACAAGCTTGAAGTGGCAGACATCAAGAAGAAAATTCAAGAAGGCGGCAACGGGATGCCAGGCGGGCTGATTCCGAATGAAAAGCTTGATGAAATGGCGGAATGGGTATCCAAAATTAAATAA
- the vrrA gene encoding VrrA/YqfQ family protein — translation MLGQRPTGDFQPHRPSRRHLGNGGQPGIFQRRQQAPIEQPFQGQGNQFQQMMPRSPSVQGQGGGLRAMGGIPGGESRALGGAGIKGMLAKFLPGGAGGAGISGGGAGLQGIQSFTNPATLSSMLGNVQKVLGMAQQFTPMIQQYGPLVRNLPAMIKLYSQLGSADDDETSANDAGEEPKEISEETEVPQEEAALDDEIKENEEPEDILVKKTAPHSSPDPEAKPKKRSGSSVPKLYV, via the coding sequence ATGTTAGGGCAAAGGCCTACGGGTGATTTTCAGCCGCACCGTCCCTCACGCCGGCACCTTGGAAATGGCGGACAGCCCGGGATTTTTCAAAGAAGACAGCAGGCTCCTATCGAACAGCCTTTTCAAGGGCAAGGCAATCAATTTCAGCAAATGATGCCCCGCTCCCCCTCTGTACAGGGACAGGGAGGCGGTTTACGCGCAATGGGCGGAATTCCAGGAGGCGAGAGCCGTGCATTAGGCGGCGCAGGAATTAAAGGCATGCTCGCTAAATTTCTTCCTGGCGGAGCTGGGGGAGCTGGAATCTCCGGAGGTGGTGCGGGATTACAAGGAATCCAGAGCTTCACAAATCCTGCGACTCTCTCAAGCATGTTAGGAAATGTTCAAAAAGTGCTCGGTATGGCGCAGCAATTTACGCCAATGATTCAGCAATACGGTCCTTTAGTCAGAAATCTGCCTGCGATGATTAAGCTGTACAGCCAGCTCGGCAGTGCGGATGATGATGAAACAAGTGCAAATGACGCCGGTGAAGAACCTAAAGAGATCAGCGAGGAAACAGAAGTGCCGCAAGAAGAAGCAGCCCTAGATGATGAAATAAAAGAAAACGAAGAACCAGAGGACATCCTCGTCAAAAAAACAGCTCCTCACTCATCACCTGATCCTGAAGCAAAACCGAAAAAAAGATCTGGCAGCTCTGTTCCAAAACTATATGTCTAG
- the rpoD gene encoding RNA polymerase sigma factor RpoD → MADKQAHETETELTFEQVRDKLTETGKKRGVLTYEEIAERMSSFEIESDQMDEYYEYLGEQGVELISENEETEDPNVQQLAKAEEEFDLNDLSVPPGVKINDPVRMYLKEIGRVNLLSAKEEITYAQKIEEGDEESKRRLAEANLRLVVSIAKRYVGRGMLFLDLIQEGNMGLMKAVEKFDYRKGYKFSTYATWWIRQAITRAIADQARTIRIPVHMVETINKLIRVQRQLLQDLGREPTPEEIAEDMDLTPEKVREILKIAQEPVSLETPIGEEDDSHLGDFIEDQEATSPSDHAAYELLKEQLEDVLDTLTDREENVLRLRFGLDDGRTRTLEEVGKVFGVTRERIRQIEAKALRKLRHPSRSKRLKDFLE, encoded by the coding sequence ATGGCTGATAAACAAGCCCACGAAACCGAAACTGAATTAACCTTTGAACAGGTGAGAGATAAGCTCACTGAAACGGGTAAAAAACGGGGCGTTTTAACATACGAAGAAATTGCAGAGCGTATGTCTAGCTTTGAAATTGAATCAGACCAAATGGATGAATACTATGAATACTTAGGCGAACAGGGTGTAGAGCTCATTAGTGAAAACGAAGAGACAGAAGACCCAAATGTTCAGCAGCTGGCTAAAGCAGAAGAAGAATTTGACCTGAATGATTTAAGCGTACCACCAGGTGTGAAAATCAACGATCCTGTTCGTATGTACTTAAAAGAAATCGGACGTGTCAATTTGCTATCTGCTAAAGAAGAAATTACGTATGCTCAAAAGATCGAAGAAGGCGATGAGGAATCAAAAAGAAGATTGGCGGAAGCGAACCTTCGTCTCGTTGTCAGCATTGCGAAACGCTACGTCGGTCGTGGTATGCTGTTCCTTGACTTGATTCAAGAAGGAAACATGGGTCTGATGAAGGCAGTTGAGAAGTTCGATTACCGTAAAGGGTACAAATTCTCAACATATGCGACCTGGTGGATTAGACAGGCGATCACGCGTGCAATTGCCGATCAGGCCAGAACCATCCGGATCCCGGTTCATATGGTGGAAACCATTAATAAATTGATCCGTGTTCAAAGACAGCTTCTGCAAGATCTAGGTAGAGAACCAACGCCAGAGGAAATTGCTGAAGACATGGATTTAACTCCAGAAAAGGTAAGAGAAATTCTTAAAATTGCGCAAGAGCCTGTATCTTTAGAAACACCTATTGGTGAAGAAGATGACTCGCATCTTGGTGATTTTATTGAAGACCAAGAGGCGACATCTCCATCTGACCATGCTGCATACGAATTGTTAAAAGAGCAGCTTGAAGATGTATTAGACACGCTAACGGACCGTGAAGAAAATGTGTTGAGACTACGTTTTGGTCTAGATGACGGAAGAACACGCACGTTAGAAGAGGTTGGAAAGGTGTTCGGCGTTACAAGAGAGCGTATCCGCCAAATTGAAGCGAAGGCTCTTCGTAAATTAAGACACCCAAGCAGAAGTAAACGATTAAAAGACTTCTTAGAGTAG
- a CDS encoding metal ABC transporter ATP-binding protein, with protein sequence MAKPIIEMKDISYSYGQRNVIDHIHLTVEEGNFLALVGPNGSGKTTLLKCLLGLIKPQQGELKLFGTPVSKFRDWDQIGFVSQKANSFNTGFPASVYEVVASGLTAKIGLFKRMSKQDKWQVEDAIRSVGIQDLKHQNIGELSGGQQQRTFIARALVSQPKLLILDEPTVGVDQRTVEGFYQLLETLNKEKGMSLILVTHDVGTVSDKVTHVACLNQTLHFHGDAETFDSMDDQALSQFYGHDIQVIHHDHHHHGGHE encoded by the coding sequence ATGGCAAAGCCAATTATTGAAATGAAGGACATTTCGTATTCTTATGGACAGCGAAATGTCATAGATCACATTCATTTAACAGTTGAGGAAGGGAACTTTCTAGCACTTGTTGGACCGAATGGATCTGGTAAAACAACCTTATTAAAATGCCTGCTTGGGCTCATTAAACCGCAGCAAGGTGAATTAAAGCTATTTGGCACGCCTGTTTCAAAATTTCGAGACTGGGATCAAATTGGATTTGTTTCTCAAAAGGCGAATAGTTTTAACACAGGGTTTCCTGCTTCTGTGTATGAGGTCGTTGCAAGTGGATTGACAGCGAAAATAGGCTTATTCAAACGAATGAGTAAGCAGGATAAATGGCAAGTGGAAGATGCCATTCGCTCTGTTGGCATACAAGATTTAAAGCATCAAAACATTGGTGAGCTTTCAGGCGGCCAGCAGCAGCGTACCTTTATTGCTCGTGCGCTCGTCAGTCAGCCGAAGCTGCTCATTTTAGATGAACCGACGGTTGGGGTAGACCAGCGGACAGTAGAAGGCTTTTATCAGCTGCTCGAAACATTGAACAAAGAAAAAGGAATGTCTTTAATTCTTGTCACACACGACGTTGGCACCGTTTCTGATAAAGTCACCCATGTGGCTTGTTTAAATCAGACCCTTCATTTCCACGGAGATGCAGAAACGTTTGATTCAATGGATGATCAGGCGTTATCTCAATTTTACGGACATGACATTCAAGTGATTCATCACGACCATCACCATCATGGGGGACATGAATAA